ATGGCGGAATGTATCCTTGAATAAAGTGGATCGGGTTCAACTGCATCATTCCGAACAAAGCAACACCTCTATTCAGCTTGGCGATCAGTATTTCATGAAGGCGATTCGTATTGTTCAGTCTGGCGTACAACCCGAAGAAGAAATGGGCCAGGAACTGACGGCCAGGAAGTTCAAGCATTCCATCCCGTTACTGGCAGGCGCATCCATCGCAGTTCAAAATGGATTTGCAAACGTCTCGTTGGTTTCACCATTGGTACCGAATCAGGGAAATGGCTGGGAGTGGTTACTGGAAGAATTGCAGAAATATTCTAAACCCCATGACTGCATGGCTTCATTGAATCTTTTGGGAGAGCGAACCGCCGAATTACATCAATGCCTCAGTTTGCCAACAGACAATCCATCATTCTCAACTGAAAGCTACACTCAGGAGCAAGCGGCTTTTCGTATAGAACAACTCACCCTTAACCTGCAGAATACTGTTCGGATACTAAGTCATTTTCGTACTACTGATCAAAAGACCAAAGTATTGGTTGCTGATTTTAAGCAGCTTGCTGGGTGCGCATTATTACGGCCATTCAACATTCCAACTCATACGAACCTGACTATCCAGCGAATTCACGGCGATTATCATCTGGGTCAGGTACTACGAACCGATAACGACTGGCTCATCATTGATTTCGAAGGAGAACCACTTCGTTCTCTTGCTGAACGTCGAAGTAAAGATTTACAATGGCGCGATGTAGCGGGAATGCTTCGGTCAATCGATTACGCCATTAACTATTCGACGATGAAAAATGGTACAGCAGTTGATGCTGCAATAGCTCAACAACTCAGTAATGCATTTCTTGATGGTTACCAGAAAGCCATGGATCCAAAACAACAGGCAGCCATGATTGCATGGCTGCCTGTTCTGTTATTGGAGAAAGCACTCTATGAAATCGAATACGAACTGATTTCTCGTCCCGATTGGCTTAGTGTTCCACTGCAAGGCGCCAATCAACTGCTCCGTGCATTTTCATGAGTGATTCGATCGCCCGGCCAGAGTAATACCAGTTTCGGCCAGTTCGTAGTGTAGCCTCGCGTTGACAGCCAGTGGCAGCCACTGACAAGTAAGGCAATCAAAGACAGCAGCATGCCGAGTTTGAACCAGCCATGCCGTTGCAGCCATTGCATGGGGACCATATCAGCAGAAGTTACTTTCTCGATGCCTTCCGTTTTTAGTTTCAGTGCCATCAGCATGGTATCGTTGGCTTTGTCACTCCAGGCAGCCTGTTCCAGCGAGAAAGAGAAAAACAACCAGTATGCTATAAAAGCCAATGTAGTAATAATCAGGAGTATGCTGACAATGGTATCCTGATGACTTGCCAGCTTTTGAATGGTGGGTTTGTAGTTTTGTACCACGGGTGAGGTGACATAGCGGTCAACCAGTTGAACCATCAGCAAGAGGAACCCTGCCAGGCAGGCGAAGAATGCCAGAATCATCAGCGGTGCACTGGAGAGTGATTTCACCATCAAATCAGTTTCAGGCGTTTTGGATGCATATCCGAAAGCAACACCCATACCGCTTTGTTCCGCCAATGTGATATTCCCCATGTAGATACCTACCCAGGGGAAAAAGAAGAGAATGAAAAGCACAAAGAGAATTCCCAATCCGAATCCATTGAAAAACGCTTCAGGAAGTGGTTTTTGCAGAATGCGTTTCAGGAAACCAGTTGCTTTGCCAGCAACCGAAGCAGTATTCTGATTTGCTGCGGGTGGCACAGGCGGTACCGTGCTCGCTGATGGCGGTGTCCAGGCGGTGGTGTTTCCCAAGGGATCAGGCGTGACCGGTGCAGGTGGCGGTGGTGGCAACGGAGCAGGTGTTGCTGGCGACGGTGGCTCCACTGCTTTCGGTGGCGTAGTGCCAGCACTTGCGAAGGGCACGGTTAACGGTCCCTGGCACAGGGTACATTGCGTCGTCTGTCCAGCTAATGACTCGCTGATTTCTATTACTTTGGCACAATGGGGACACACCAGTTTCATCACGGTCTCCCTTTGAATTAATCCCGAGCGAGCGTTTCCCGCCTGACCCGGATTGGAAAATGAAGTTCATGCAGATCATTCTCTGTCTCATCGTAATAATAAGATACAGAGAACAATCCATTTCCAGACAATTACCTACAGGTTTACGTCATGCAGTCGCTTCAAGCCATTATCTCTGCACCCTTTCAAACTGCTGTTCGTAGTGTCACGCTGGAGTTGCCACAAAGCAATCAGATATTGGTAGAAACTGCCTATTCCGTCATCAGTGCAGGTACCGAATTGGCCGTTTATACGGGTAAACATCAGTGGCTGCTGGATCCTCGCATGACGGACTGGAAGTTCCCCTTTAAACCGGGTTACAGTGCTGCAGGAGTTATTCGAGCCGTTGGCTCAGATATTTCAGGTCTGAAGGCTGGAGATCGCATTGCCTACCCCGGTAATCATGCTTCTGCTGAACTTCTGACTCTTGGCCATGAGCGTGGCCGGTGGTGGAAACTGCCTGACAATCTGGATTTCCAGACCGCTGCCTGGTCGTGTGTGGCGCGTTATGGCATGGGGGGAAGTATTCGCGCAGGTTTAACTCTGGGTCGCTCTGCAGCAGTCATGGGGCTGGGTGTTATTGGTCAATGGACATTGCGATGTCTGAAAGCTGCTGGAGCATTTCCAGTCATTGGCATTGATGCAGTAAAAATGCGCCGTGATGCAGCCATGCAGGGTGGAGCTGATGCTGTTATTGATCCTTCACAAGGAAATGTGTTACCAACTTTGCAATCGATCACCGGCCTTCGAGGAGCAGAAATTGTTGCCGATGCCA
This portion of the Planctomycetia bacterium genome encodes:
- a CDS encoding phosphotransferase; translated protein: MAHFTWYGLWENIGQRALPNRLSRILWRWMNAQRWFLEKHVVSGTVRVHNVFPVEVENQLVWWYLYESPTADGRYYQLPLVLLPDAAICQSKPIAQWKGAQAGYLYDAWSWPAFSRWFFDRLASDATPSDPDLQTWRNVSLNKVDRVQLHHSEQSNTSIQLGDQYFMKAIRIVQSGVQPEEEMGQELTARKFKHSIPLLAGASIAVQNGFANVSLVSPLVPNQGNGWEWLLEELQKYSKPHDCMASLNLLGERTAELHQCLSLPTDNPSFSTESYTQEQAAFRIEQLTLNLQNTVRILSHFRTTDQKTKVLVADFKQLAGCALLRPFNIPTHTNLTIQRIHGDYHLGQVLRTDNDWLIIDFEGEPLRSLAERRSKDLQWRDVAGMLRSIDYAINYSTMKNGTAVDAAIAQQLSNAFLDGYQKAMDPKQQAAMIAWLPVLLLEKALYEIEYELISRPDWLSVPLQGANQLLRAFS
- a CDS encoding zinc-binding alcohol dehydrogenase — translated: MQSLQAIISAPFQTAVRSVTLELPQSNQILVETAYSVISAGTELAVYTGKHQWLLDPRMTDWKFPFKPGYSAAGVIRAVGSDISGLKAGDRIAYPGNHASAELLTLGHERGRWWKLPDNLDFQTAAWSCVARYGMGGSIRAGLTLGRSAAVMGLGVIGQWTLRCLKAAGAFPVIGIDAVKMRRDAAMQGGADAVIDPSQGNVLPTLQSITGLRGAEIVADATGVPDVIPQAMSLACDAGQVIIVGSPRGKVNDVNFYDDLHRRYIEVTGAHGNMLFEPSHHRLAGAWNIDKAENWLLASMAQKRITTNGLITHEITPEELGKAYDGLLNNKQEYLGVGVRWNLSL